The Prochlorococcus marinus XMU1408 region TTGCGCAACCTATGGACAAAGACCTTCTTGAGGCTTTGTATCAACATACTTCACTTGAAAGGGATTCAAGTGCTCAATATTTAGCCATGTCCCTTTGGCTACTAGAAAGAGAATTGCGAGGCTTTTCTAATTTTTTTAAAAAGGAGTCTTTATCTGAACAGGAGCATGGTTTTAACTTCGCAAAATATATAATCGCAAGAGGTCAAAGCGTTGAACTTGATGCGGTGACTAAACCAATACAAAATTGGAATTCAGTTGAAGAATTAGTAACACTATCTTTCCAAATGGAAGCTGACGTTACGACCTCTGTCCAGCAGCTATATTCCATGGCAGAGAGATCAAATGATACTCGTA contains the following coding sequences:
- a CDS encoding ferritin, which codes for MQSATSSSINLNTGPSGRAIAQPMDKDLLEALYQHTSLERDSSAQYLAMSLWLLERELRGFSNFFKKESLSEQEHGFNFAKYIIARGQSVELDAVTKPIQNWNSVEELVTLSFQMEADVTTSVQQLYSMAERSNDTRTTVFLDPVIDEQIKSEDEMAYLLGKVKFAKNDPSALFIIDNELNID